The following coding sequences are from one Gemmatimonadota bacterium window:
- a CDS encoding helix-turn-helix domain-containing protein yields MPDLVLNATANAIAYAKNRTDPEVTPDDLLLGALQAVSKLGVASFGPITVDLSTHPAVPNLNGGRDVRPRYSSAAVDVFEQASAIARTDTESRVRLVHILAALGVSDGGLIGELRDRYDFDDADWRAALVEWDSRREPPAGAGPAKGALLSVDEAAEALGVHQQTIRGYIRTGKLAAFRIAGERAIRVYASDLYGLLEPLEPSSNDVGD; encoded by the coding sequence ATGCCTGATCTAGTCCTCAACGCGACAGCAAACGCGATCGCGTATGCGAAGAACCGCACGGATCCCGAGGTCACGCCGGACGACCTGCTGCTGGGCGCGCTTCAGGCGGTTTCGAAGCTGGGGGTCGCGAGCTTCGGCCCCATCACGGTCGATCTGTCGACGCATCCCGCCGTCCCGAACCTGAACGGCGGGCGGGATGTGCGTCCCCGGTACTCGAGTGCCGCGGTGGACGTCTTCGAGCAGGCTTCCGCGATCGCGAGGACGGACACCGAGTCGCGGGTCCGCCTGGTACACATTCTGGCCGCGCTGGGAGTTTCGGACGGGGGTCTCATTGGAGAGTTGAGGGATCGTTACGATTTCGATGACGCCGACTGGCGGGCTGCGCTCGTGGAGTGGGACAGCCGACGGGAGCCTCCCGCCGGAGCAGGTCCGGCGAAGGGGGCCCTGCTCAGCGTCGACGAGGCGGCCGAGGCTCTGGGCGTCCATCAGCAGACGATCCGGGGCTACATCCGGACGGGCAAGCTGGCGGCCTTCCGCATCGCGGGGGAGAGGGCGATCCGGGTTTACGCATCGGATCTGTACGGCTTGCTCGAGCCGCTGGAGCCGAGCTCGAACGATGTCGGGGACTAA
- a CDS encoding DUF4242 domain-containing protein, which produces MTMFVVKRTLPGITPDGVHGAGVRVKSCAAEMRSEGLDVRWVRSFFLPESEQTHCYFEAADLSAVKDLNERAQVPFLEISEVVEMTPDSV; this is translated from the coding sequence ATGACCATGTTCGTCGTGAAGCGCACGCTACCCGGGATCACCCCCGATGGCGTCCACGGTGCGGGGGTTCGCGTGAAGTCCTGCGCCGCGGAGATGCGGAGTGAGGGACTCGATGTGCGCTGGGTCAGGAGCTTCTTCCTGCCCGAGTCGGAGCAGACGCATTGCTACTTCGAAGCCGCTGACCTCTCCGCGGTGAAGGACCTCAACGAGCGGGCGCAGGTACCCTTCCTCGAGATTTCCGAGGTCGTGGAGATGACTCCGGACTCAGTGTAG
- a CDS encoding NAD-dependent epimerase/dehydratase family protein: MSTDRRDFLRLTAATAGTLALGITPQALAAWHVPRPAPPARRAIRILILGGTGFIGPYQVRYALERGHTVTLFNRGRTNTHLFPRVERLVGDRNGQLDSLAGRTWDAVIDNSRSNPEWVRLSAEFLKDSVDRYFYVSSRSAYVDTSRVPMTADAPTYTYETAGVSRDAERLPYGLAKALSERQAQRIFVGRANIVRPGLIIGPDDESDRFTYWPVRIHRGGEVLAPGDPSDPVQIIDVRDLTEWMIRMAEDGTTGVFNGIGPRTPRPMAELLYGIRSVTTAETTFTWVNLDFLTEIGIRPYSHMPVWRPPTQGFEGFARFDLTPEIEAGLTFRPLAVTARETLEYHFSRSPERQANLRAGISAEREAEVLAAWHARR; the protein is encoded by the coding sequence ATGTCGACCGATCGCAGGGACTTCCTGAGACTCACAGCGGCCACCGCCGGTACCCTGGCGCTGGGAATCACCCCCCAGGCACTCGCGGCCTGGCACGTTCCGCGCCCGGCTCCGCCGGCAAGGAGGGCGATCAGGATCCTCATCCTCGGCGGCACCGGCTTCATCGGGCCCTACCAGGTTCGCTACGCCCTGGAACGAGGCCACACCGTCACCCTCTTCAATCGTGGACGCACCAACACGCACCTCTTCCCCAGGGTGGAACGCCTGGTGGGAGACCGGAACGGCCAGCTCGACTCCCTCGCAGGACGGACTTGGGACGCCGTAATCGACAACTCTCGGTCCAACCCCGAGTGGGTGCGCCTGTCTGCCGAGTTCTTGAAGGACTCCGTGGACCGGTATTTTTACGTTTCGTCGCGCTCGGCCTACGTCGATACGAGCCGCGTCCCGATGACCGCAGACGCCCCGACGTATACCTATGAGACCGCCGGTGTCAGCCGGGATGCCGAGCGGTTGCCCTACGGCCTCGCGAAAGCGCTCTCGGAGAGACAGGCCCAGCGGATCTTCGTGGGACGTGCGAACATCGTGCGGCCCGGGCTCATTATCGGCCCCGACGACGAGTCGGACCGCTTCACCTACTGGCCGGTGCGCATCCATCGGGGCGGCGAGGTGCTGGCCCCGGGTGATCCGTCCGATCCCGTGCAGATCATCGACGTGCGCGACCTGACCGAGTGGATGATCCGCATGGCGGAGGACGGCACGACCGGAGTGTTCAACGGGATAGGTCCCAGGACGCCGCGTCCGATGGCCGAGCTCCTCTACGGGATCCGGAGCGTGACCACCGCAGAGACAACCTTCACCTGGGTGAACCTCGACTTCCTCACCGAGATCGGCATCCGCCCGTACTCCCACATGCCCGTCTGGAGGCCCCCCACCCAGGGATTCGAGGGCTTCGCCAGATTCGACCTCACGCCGGAGATCGAGGCCGGGCTGACGTTCCGGCCCCTCGCGGTCACCGCCCGCGAGACGCTCGAGTACCACTTCTCCCGATCACCTGAGCGTCAGGCGAACCTGCGGGCAGGCATCTCCGCCGAGCGCGAAGCCGAGGTACTGGCCGCCTGGCACGCCCGCCGCTAG
- a CDS encoding S9 family peptidase, translated as MKTLRSALLTLLVTLVAAPVATPAAAQEKRPLDHADFDRWNRIQDDIVSADGRWLVYRLVPGDGDATMIVQSLNDDRSLTIERGARPAFTSDARYLIALVAPMEEAVDAAREAKGDREDDGDAQPHDSLVVVDLAKLSVTRMANVTSFRLPEDDGSWMAYLLEADDDEEEESSEEPAAQEGDEEEDAEVPRVDDGTALVARALNSGREWRFEHAVEYAFAADGSTLFYTASGDDGASDGVFRVDGSGASEAVSTGEGRYVELAVSDDGTVAFLTDRDDREDEAPDFALYVATDGEATARASLGTAGLPSGWAPSDNGSLSFSESGRRVFFGTTHAPEPEPEDETPEDERVVVDIWNWKDPYLQPMQLLQRSQEEDRTYRAVLDLPSGRVVQLATEDVPSVSVADRGDGAVALGTSNLEYRQLVSWDGRYSDLYLVDVEDGGTRRIAEMVRGSASLSPGGKYVTWWDGFETAWFAVDVESGERTNLTENLGVPVHDILDDHPDALRSYGSAGWTRGDEAFIVYDRFDAWSIDPTGSTAPRNLTEGVGRQSDIRFRVLDLDPDDPYVPTDSDVYLTSFHLYTKASGVYRDRFDGNGVPQKLVMDDVRFAAIRKAESADVILYERSTFEEFPDIWVADADFADARKVTDANPQQDEYLWGTAELVEWTSNDGIPLQGILYKPEDFDASKKYPMMVYFYERNSDGLHSYTVPAAGRSSINRSFYVSRGYLLFVPDIPYAIGYPGESALDAVVPGVLRLLDQGFVDRDKIGVQGHSWGGYQIAYMVTRTDLFAAAEAGAPVANMISAYGGIRWGTGMSRMFQYERTQSRIGGSLWEQPLRFIENSPIFTADKIKTPLLMMHNDQDTAVPWEQGIELFVALRRLGQPAWMLNYNGEEHGLQKSQNQRDWAMRMQQFFDHYLMDAPAPVWLEEGVPAILKGKELGLGLTRKRVISEQGEDRR; from the coding sequence ATGAAGACCCTACGCTCCGCCCTGCTCACGCTTCTCGTGACACTCGTTGCCGCTCCGGTGGCCACCCCCGCTGCCGCTCAAGAGAAGCGACCCCTGGACCACGCGGATTTCGACCGGTGGAATCGCATCCAGGACGACATCGTCTCCGCCGACGGTCGCTGGCTCGTCTACCGACTCGTGCCCGGAGACGGGGACGCGACGATGATCGTGCAGAGCTTGAACGATGATCGCTCCCTCACGATCGAGCGCGGAGCGCGGCCGGCGTTCACGAGCGATGCGCGGTACCTGATTGCCCTGGTCGCGCCGATGGAAGAAGCGGTTGACGCGGCCCGGGAGGCCAAGGGCGACCGAGAGGATGACGGAGACGCCCAGCCTCACGACTCCCTCGTAGTCGTCGACCTGGCGAAGCTATCCGTCACCCGGATGGCGAACGTGACCTCGTTCCGGCTTCCGGAAGACGACGGCAGCTGGATGGCCTACCTGCTCGAGGCTGACGACGACGAAGAGGAAGAGTCTTCCGAGGAGCCGGCCGCGCAGGAGGGAGACGAAGAGGAGGATGCGGAGGTGCCCCGCGTCGACGATGGCACGGCACTTGTCGCTCGAGCCCTGAACTCGGGACGCGAGTGGCGCTTCGAGCACGCGGTGGAGTACGCGTTCGCAGCCGACGGTTCGACTCTCTTCTACACGGCCTCGGGCGACGACGGCGCCTCAGACGGGGTCTTCCGCGTGGATGGGAGCGGAGCCTCCGAGGCTGTGAGCACGGGCGAGGGGCGCTACGTCGAGCTCGCGGTCTCCGATGACGGCACCGTAGCCTTCCTGACCGACCGGGACGACCGCGAGGACGAGGCTCCGGATTTCGCACTCTACGTGGCAACGGACGGCGAGGCTACGGCCCGAGCGAGCCTGGGTACGGCGGGGCTGCCCAGCGGGTGGGCTCCGAGCGACAACGGCAGCCTCTCGTTCTCAGAGTCCGGCCGGCGGGTCTTCTTCGGCACGACGCACGCGCCCGAGCCCGAACCCGAGGACGAGACTCCAGAGGACGAACGGGTCGTTGTCGACATCTGGAACTGGAAGGACCCGTACCTGCAGCCGATGCAGTTACTGCAGCGGTCTCAGGAGGAAGATCGCACCTACCGGGCGGTGCTGGACCTGCCGAGCGGTCGCGTCGTTCAGCTCGCCACCGAGGACGTTCCCTCCGTCTCAGTCGCCGACCGCGGCGACGGAGCTGTCGCGCTCGGCACGAGCAACCTCGAGTACCGCCAGCTCGTTTCCTGGGATGGACGCTACTCGGACTTGTACTTGGTCGACGTCGAGGATGGTGGAACGCGGCGGATTGCGGAGATGGTGCGTGGCTCCGCGAGCCTTTCTCCCGGTGGCAAGTACGTGACTTGGTGGGACGGCTTCGAGACGGCGTGGTTCGCGGTCGACGTCGAGAGCGGCGAGCGGACCAACCTCACGGAGAATCTCGGCGTACCGGTCCACGATATCCTCGACGACCATCCGGACGCGCTGCGCTCGTACGGATCCGCGGGTTGGACTCGAGGGGACGAGGCGTTCATCGTTTACGATCGCTTCGACGCATGGTCGATCGACCCGACAGGCAGTACCGCGCCTCGCAACCTGACCGAAGGTGTGGGCCGGCAGTCCGACATCCGCTTCCGCGTGCTCGACCTGGACCCGGACGATCCCTACGTGCCGACCGACTCGGACGTGTACCTGACCTCCTTTCATCTGTATACGAAGGCGAGTGGCGTCTACCGGGACCGCTTCGACGGCAACGGAGTGCCTCAGAAGCTCGTGATGGACGACGTGCGCTTCGCGGCTATCCGCAAGGCCGAGTCCGCGGACGTGATCCTGTATGAGCGATCGACCTTCGAGGAATTTCCGGACATCTGGGTGGCCGATGCCGACTTCGCAGACGCGCGCAAAGTAACCGACGCCAATCCTCAACAAGACGAGTACCTGTGGGGCACCGCCGAGCTCGTAGAGTGGACCTCGAACGACGGCATCCCGCTGCAGGGCATCCTGTACAAGCCCGAGGACTTCGACGCGTCGAAGAAGTATCCGATGATGGTGTACTTTTACGAACGCAACTCGGACGGGCTCCACTCGTACACGGTGCCCGCGGCCGGTAGGTCCTCGATCAACCGCAGTTTCTATGTCAGCCGCGGTTATCTGCTCTTCGTGCCGGACATCCCGTACGCAATCGGGTACCCCGGGGAGAGCGCCCTCGACGCAGTCGTGCCCGGTGTCTTGCGACTGCTCGATCAGGGCTTTGTCGATCGCGACAAGATCGGCGTGCAGGGGCACTCCTGGGGTGGGTACCAGATCGCGTACATGGTGACGCGTACAGACCTGTTCGCCGCTGCCGAAGCGGGAGCTCCCGTCGCCAACATGATCAGCGCGTACGGCGGCATCCGCTGGGGTACGGGGATGAGCCGCATGTTCCAATACGAGCGCACGCAGAGCCGGATCGGCGGGTCGCTGTGGGAGCAGCCGCTCCGCTTCATCGAGAACTCGCCGATCTTCACGGCGGACAAGATCAAGACCCCGCTGCTCATGATGCACAACGACCAGGACACGGCGGTACCGTGGGAGCAGGGCATCGAGCTCTTCGTGGCGCTCAGGCGACTCGGTCAGCCGGCGTGGATGCTCAACTACAACGGTGAGGAGCACGGGCTACAAAAGTCCCAGAACCAGCGTGACTGGGCGATGCGCATGCAGCAGTTCTTCGACCACTACCTCATGGACGCGCCAGCGCCCGTCTGGTTGGAGGAAGGCGTGCCGGCCATCCTGAAGGGCAAGGAGCTTGGGCTGGGACTTACGCGGAAGCGCGTGATCTCCGAGCAAGGCGAGGATCGCCGGTGA
- a CDS encoding kinase/pyrophosphorylase, translated as MKPRTVFFVSDNTGVTAETFGQSLIVQFDGLEFDKVTVPFVSTVEKARSTVLRINRAAEADGCRPVVFSTLVRDEIRKVLRDSNGLFLDFFDAFLGPLEKEFQMPSAHSTGRAHGIADLKAYTHRIEATNFVLATDDGCNLKSYHQADVILVGVSRSGKTPTCLYLALQYGVYAANYPLTEDELEDGTLPAALMEHRSKLYGLTISPARLFQIRKERRAHGRYASLPQINFELRQAERVFARHGVACIDTTQTSIEGIASTILEATGIERRL; from the coding sequence GTGAAGCCGCGGACGGTGTTTTTCGTGTCTGACAACACCGGCGTGACCGCCGAGACGTTTGGCCAGAGCCTGATCGTTCAGTTCGACGGTCTCGAGTTCGACAAGGTCACCGTACCGTTCGTCTCGACCGTGGAGAAGGCACGGAGCACGGTACTCCGCATCAACAGGGCTGCCGAGGCGGACGGCTGCCGCCCCGTGGTGTTCAGCACGCTGGTGAGGGACGAGATCAGAAAGGTGCTGCGGGACAGCAACGGGCTCTTTCTGGATTTCTTCGATGCCTTTCTGGGTCCGTTGGAGAAGGAATTTCAGATGCCATCGGCGCACAGCACCGGTAGGGCACATGGCATCGCGGACCTGAAGGCCTACACGCACCGCATCGAAGCCACCAACTTCGTCCTAGCCACCGACGATGGCTGCAATCTCAAGAGTTACCATCAGGCGGACGTGATACTCGTGGGAGTGTCGCGGTCGGGGAAGACACCTACCTGCCTCTACCTCGCGCTCCAGTACGGTGTGTACGCCGCGAACTATCCGCTCACCGAAGACGAGCTCGAGGACGGCACGCTTCCCGCGGCGCTGATGGAGCACAGGAGCAAGCTATACGGCTTGACCATCTCTCCAGCCCGGCTCTTCCAGATTCGCAAGGAACGGCGTGCCCATGGCCGCTACGCGTCGCTGCCGCAGATCAACTTCGAGCTTCGCCAGGCCGAGAGGGTTTTTGCCCGCCACGGTGTGGCGTGTATCGACACGACGCAGACCTCGATCGAGGGGATCGCCAGCACCATCCTCGAAGCCACAGGAATAGAGCGCCGGCTCTGA
- the ppsA gene encoding phosphoenolpyruvate synthase, giving the protein MDSYVLPLEGLRLSDVDTVGGKNASLGEMIGRLSGLEVDVPGGFATTAAAYRDFLAENGLDQRIGNVLGHLDVDDVDELARIGADIRAWIGEATLSERLTGEVSEAWDRMSGGHEISVAVRSSATAEDLPDASFAGQQDTILNVSGLPNVLRAIHEVYASLFNDRAISYRVHQGFDHDQAALSVGVQHMVRSDLGASGVMFTLDTDSGFRDVVFITSSYGLGETVVQGMVNPDEFYVYKPALRAGRQPILRRTLGQKAVKMEFGDATRPGETTRVVDVAPEDQASFSLTDDDVIALARRALVIEEHYGRAMDIEWGKDGNTGKLHILQARPETVKSRSGRSVQRFALREKSRVLLTGRAIGHRIGQGTVRVIDDVKEMGRVQRGDVLVTDMTDPDWEPIMKRASAIVTNRGGRTCHAAIIARELGVPAVVGCGDATELIGDNTEVTVSCSEGDTGVIYEGLLAYEESEVEVESLPDIPVKIMMNVGNPDQAFDFATIPNSGVGLARLEFIINRMIGVHPRALLEFDSQPAEVQAMIREQMAGYGDPVDFYVTKLVEGIATIGAAFAPEPVIVRLSDFKSNEYANLIGGAAYEPHEENPMLGFRGASRYVEESFRPCFELECQALRRVRNDMGLDNIWIMVPFVRTVAEAESVVELLAANGLRRGEDGLTIIMMCELPTNALLADQYLDHFDGMSIGSNDLTQLTLGLDRDSGVIAHLFDERDEAVKAVMSMAIKACVRRDKYIGICGQGPSDHPDFARWLVDEGIGSISLNPDTVVETWMFLGGESV; this is encoded by the coding sequence ATGGATTCTTATGTACTCCCTCTTGAAGGGTTGCGCCTGAGCGACGTCGACACGGTCGGCGGCAAGAACGCCTCACTGGGAGAGATGATCGGCCGGCTTTCCGGACTCGAGGTGGACGTTCCGGGCGGGTTCGCGACGACCGCGGCCGCCTATCGCGACTTCCTCGCTGAGAACGGGCTTGACCAACGGATCGGGAACGTTCTGGGCCATCTCGACGTGGACGACGTGGACGAGCTTGCCCGGATCGGAGCCGACATCCGTGCGTGGATCGGCGAGGCGACTTTGTCCGAACGCCTCACCGGCGAAGTGTCGGAGGCCTGGGACCGGATGTCCGGCGGTCACGAGATCTCGGTCGCGGTGCGTTCGTCGGCGACGGCGGAAGACCTTCCCGACGCCTCCTTCGCCGGACAGCAGGATACGATTCTCAACGTCTCGGGTCTGCCCAACGTGCTGCGAGCCATCCACGAGGTCTACGCGTCGCTCTTCAACGACCGCGCCATTTCGTACCGCGTGCACCAGGGCTTCGATCACGATCAGGCCGCGCTGTCAGTCGGAGTCCAGCACATGGTCCGGAGCGATCTGGGCGCCAGCGGCGTGATGTTCACCCTCGACACCGACTCGGGATTCCGAGACGTCGTCTTCATCACTTCTTCATACGGGCTTGGGGAAACCGTGGTACAGGGGATGGTCAATCCGGACGAGTTCTATGTCTACAAGCCGGCTTTGAGGGCTGGGAGACAGCCGATTCTGCGGCGGACGCTCGGTCAGAAAGCGGTAAAGATGGAGTTTGGGGATGCGACGAGGCCGGGTGAAACGACCCGAGTCGTAGACGTGGCGCCGGAAGATCAGGCCAGCTTCTCGCTCACTGACGACGACGTCATCGCTCTCGCACGGCGGGCGTTGGTTATCGAGGAGCACTACGGACGCGCCATGGACATCGAATGGGGCAAGGATGGCAATACCGGGAAGCTGCACATTCTTCAGGCACGTCCCGAGACCGTCAAGAGCCGATCCGGCCGCTCGGTGCAGCGCTTCGCCTTGAGGGAAAAGTCGCGCGTCTTGCTTACCGGCCGAGCCATCGGCCACCGCATAGGACAGGGTACCGTTCGGGTGATCGACGATGTGAAAGAGATGGGTCGTGTTCAGAGGGGGGATGTGCTGGTCACCGACATGACCGATCCCGACTGGGAGCCGATCATGAAACGCGCTTCTGCCATCGTTACCAACCGCGGAGGGCGCACGTGCCATGCTGCCATCATCGCCCGCGAGCTCGGTGTCCCGGCTGTCGTCGGCTGCGGGGATGCCACGGAGCTCATCGGGGACAACACCGAGGTCACGGTCTCTTGCTCCGAAGGAGATACCGGCGTGATTTACGAGGGACTCCTCGCCTATGAGGAGTCCGAGGTCGAGGTCGAGTCACTGCCCGACATCCCCGTCAAGATCATGATGAACGTGGGGAACCCCGACCAAGCCTTCGACTTTGCGACCATCCCCAACAGTGGCGTGGGCCTCGCGCGCCTCGAGTTCATCATCAACCGCATGATCGGCGTCCACCCGAGGGCCCTCTTGGAGTTCGACAGCCAGCCCGCAGAAGTGCAGGCGATGATCCGCGAACAGATGGCGGGTTACGGGGATCCCGTCGATTTCTACGTGACCAAGCTCGTCGAGGGGATCGCGACGATCGGAGCGGCCTTCGCCCCCGAGCCGGTCATCGTTCGCCTCTCGGACTTCAAGTCGAACGAGTACGCGAACCTGATCGGTGGTGCCGCCTATGAGCCCCATGAGGAGAACCCCATGCTCGGGTTTCGCGGGGCATCTCGTTATGTCGAGGAGAGCTTCAGACCTTGCTTCGAGCTCGAGTGCCAAGCTCTCAGGAGGGTTCGCAACGACATGGGCCTCGACAACATCTGGATCATGGTCCCGTTCGTGCGAACCGTCGCCGAAGCGGAGAGCGTCGTAGAGCTGCTCGCCGCCAACGGGCTCAGACGGGGCGAGGACGGCTTGACGATCATCATGATGTGCGAGTTGCCGACGAATGCGCTGCTGGCCGATCAGTACCTCGATCACTTCGACGGGATGTCGATCGGGTCCAACGACTTGACGCAGTTGACCCTCGGGCTGGACCGAGACTCGGGGGTAATCGCCCACCTGTTCGACGAACGCGACGAAGCTGTCAAGGCGGTCATGAGCATGGCCATCAAGGCCTGCGTTCGTCGCGACAAGTATATCGGGATTTGCGGTCAAGGGCCGTCGGACCACCCCGATTTCGCCCGGTGGCTCGTCGACGAGGGAATCGGCAGCATCTCCCTCAACCCGGACACCGTCGTGGAAACCTGGATGTTCCTCGGAGGCGAGAGTGTCTGA
- a CDS encoding metallophosphoesterase — MKAVNDVAVHPDGRTEAEVAENSDHESRGRHVAVADRTTHPERAGPLPRTRLSERGHAREDPRPLFDPRRGWFRRLERRVSNALATRVFPRVQGLSGLYDRQLRAGLVLSETEVELASLAPAFDGLRILFVSDVHAGPFVSAKTLVHTFQRLLTTEPDVILVGGDLVTATLEDFVESREAFRKLRAPMGVFAVLGNHDHYTRDADRLRDMIEDVGIRVLHNRSVALERGDASLSLVGVDDLVAGRPNLEAALAGTHAPVLLLAHNPDLAFDAARSGVALMLSGHTHGGQIRVPGLPVLVRQSRYRLDEGRYRVGPMDLVVSRGLGAAGLPVRFACPPEAVLIRLRAGTPFLSG; from the coding sequence ATGAAGGCAGTCAACGACGTCGCGGTCCACCCTGACGGTCGCACGGAGGCCGAGGTAGCGGAGAACTCCGACCACGAATCGCGGGGCCGTCACGTCGCAGTGGCCGATCGCACGACCCACCCGGAGCGGGCCGGCCCGCTGCCGAGAACGCGGTTGAGCGAACGGGGGCACGCCCGGGAGGATCCCCGCCCTTTGTTCGACCCGAGGCGGGGATGGTTCCGCCGCTTGGAGCGGCGGGTCAGCAACGCCCTTGCTACTAGGGTCTTCCCGCGAGTGCAGGGTCTGTCCGGTCTCTACGACAGGCAGCTCAGAGCCGGCTTGGTCCTCTCGGAGACCGAGGTCGAGTTGGCCTCGCTGGCACCGGCGTTCGATGGTCTGCGCATACTCTTTGTCAGCGACGTTCACGCGGGTCCCTTCGTCTCCGCGAAAACGCTCGTGCACACCTTCCAACGTTTGCTTACCACCGAGCCCGACGTGATCCTGGTGGGCGGTGACCTCGTGACTGCCACCTTGGAGGACTTCGTCGAGAGCCGGGAGGCGTTCCGGAAGCTCCGGGCGCCCATGGGCGTCTTCGCCGTGCTCGGTAATCACGATCACTACACGAGGGACGCAGACCGACTCCGAGACATGATCGAGGACGTGGGTATCCGGGTGCTCCACAACCGCTCCGTCGCTCTGGAGCGCGGTGACGCCTCCCTGTCGCTGGTCGGGGTGGACGATCTGGTCGCAGGTCGGCCGAATCTCGAAGCGGCTCTGGCGGGCACACATGCTCCGGTCCTCCTTCTGGCGCACAATCCCGATCTCGCCTTCGACGCGGCCCGCAGCGGGGTGGCCTTGATGCTTTCGGGGCACACGCACGGTGGGCAGATCCGTGTTCCCGGCCTCCCCGTCCTGGTACGACAGAGTCGGTACCGCCTGGATGAAGGCCGCTATCGGGTCGGCCCGATGGATCTCGTGGTCAGCCGCGGACTCGGTGCGGCCGGGCTACCCGTCCGCTTCGCCTGTCCGCCTGAGGCCGTGCTGATCCGCCTACGGGCGGGCACTCCCTTTCTGAGCGGCTAA
- a CDS encoding amidase gives MSPVEVTQAALDRVERYNPTLNAVVTPNERALDDARDLEASLAAGAQPGPLCGVPVGIKDITDVAGLRTTYGSPLFVDNVPDADALVVERLRSAGAIILGKTNTPEFAAGGNTFNEVFGRTRNPWNPALSAGGSTGGGAAALASGMIGVAEGTDLGGSLRIPASFCGLVGIRPSPGLVPTYPTAWPWDDLAVTGPMARTAGDVALALRAMAGPDPRSPMKQPLNGRDFVGAVAEARLEGLRLAYCPDIVGLGIDASVEERCRSAAFGLADGGARVEPVDLAFSDGRKAFLHLRGVWMVAHMREHMDRLAELGDNVRGNIEAGLKVTTEQVAWAHAVRGRMWAFFERFFERHDFLLTPSMAVSPFPVEQNYPETVGGRAMKTYVDWIAPTFTLSLTGLPVASVPCGLDANGLPVGLQVVGPPLGEERVLGLCRLIQEAYPIGGPDLEALESGSETQGRED, from the coding sequence GTGTCACCGGTCGAAGTCACTCAGGCTGCGCTCGACCGCGTGGAGCGATACAACCCGACGTTGAACGCGGTGGTTACGCCGAACGAGCGAGCGCTCGACGACGCGCGAGACCTCGAGGCGTCGCTCGCCGCCGGCGCGCAGCCCGGCCCCCTGTGCGGCGTCCCCGTCGGCATCAAGGACATCACCGACGTGGCAGGTCTGCGCACCACGTACGGCTCGCCGCTCTTTGTCGACAACGTTCCAGACGCGGACGCGCTCGTAGTCGAGAGGCTGCGCAGCGCTGGGGCCATCATTCTCGGCAAGACCAACACCCCGGAGTTCGCCGCCGGTGGCAACACCTTCAACGAGGTCTTCGGCCGCACGCGGAATCCTTGGAACCCGGCGCTGAGCGCGGGCGGCTCCACGGGGGGCGGGGCCGCCGCCTTGGCGAGTGGGATGATCGGAGTGGCGGAGGGCACCGACCTGGGTGGGTCGCTGCGGATTCCGGCGTCGTTTTGCGGGCTGGTCGGCATCCGCCCCTCACCGGGACTCGTACCGACGTACCCGACGGCTTGGCCGTGGGACGACCTGGCGGTGACCGGACCCATGGCGCGCACCGCGGGGGACGTCGCGTTGGCGCTTCGAGCCATGGCGGGACCCGACCCACGCTCCCCCATGAAGCAGCCGCTGAACGGGCGGGACTTCGTGGGCGCCGTTGCCGAAGCGAGACTCGAAGGGCTGAGGCTCGCGTACTGTCCTGACATCGTCGGCCTGGGCATCGACGCGTCCGTGGAGGAGCGCTGCCGTTCTGCCGCCTTCGGTCTCGCGGACGGTGGCGCCCGGGTCGAGCCGGTCGATCTCGCCTTCTCGGACGGCCGCAAGGCGTTCCTGCACCTGCGGGGCGTCTGGATGGTGGCGCACATGCGGGAGCACATGGACCGCCTCGCGGAGCTCGGTGACAACGTGCGCGGCAATATCGAGGCAGGCCTGAAAGTGACGACCGAACAGGTCGCCTGGGCACATGCGGTTCGCGGGCGAATGTGGGCGTTCTTCGAGCGGTTCTTCGAACGCCACGACTTCCTGTTGACCCCCTCGATGGCCGTTTCCCCGTTCCCGGTAGAGCAGAACTATCCGGAAACGGTGGGAGGCCGCGCGATGAAGACCTACGTGGACTGGATCGCTCCGACGTTCACGCTGAGCCTCACGGGCTTGCCCGTCGCTTCCGTCCCGTGCGGACTCGACGCAAACGGACTGCCCGTTGGACTCCAAGTGGTAGGTCCGCCCCTCGGAGAGGAGCGGGTCCTGGGGCTGTGTCGACTCATCCAGGAGGCGTACCCCATCGGGGGACCGGACCTGGAGGCGCTGGAGAGCGGCTCAGAGACCCAAGGTCGCGAAGACTGA